Proteins encoded by one window of Yamadazyma tenuis chromosome 2, complete sequence:
- the CAT2 gene encoding Carnitine O-acetyltransferase mitochondrial (COG:I; EggNog:ENOG503NUG1), which translates to MTRQFHQSSVKGDLFKFQSALPKLPVPSLDETTAKYIKTIEPFLSPSQLEASKQKIEQFKKSQGPELQKRLESFSQDKDNWLAEFWDDYAYMSYRDPVVPYVSYFFSHKDVRNEIGKSQVLKATALSYYTIQFMLSVQNETLEPEVIKGNPYCMNAFHYMFNNSRVPAAGSDITKKYDGAEHQYFTVISDNHFYKVPHHINGQPISKSQLYNQFQYILHSSKKLGKGIGLGALTSLNRDEWLSSYEALTKSPINHQSLETIFASSFVVCLDSHSPITIEEKSQNCWHGDGQNRFFDKPLEFFVGANGNSGFLGEHSRMDATPTVQMNNWVLSEISKENPKNFIGEATLEPTLSAELVPELLEWDINPKVRSDIYNAIESFNKTIEAHDEEIFQYYGYGKNLIKQFKVSPDAYVQMLMQLAYYKYTGKVRPTYESAATRKFLKGRTETGRVTSNESKKFVETWTDVDASTEDKINTFNAACKQHVGYLVEAADGKGVDRHLFGLKQMLKSGEPVPEIFTDPVFSYSQTWYISSSQIPSEYFQSWGWSQVIDDGFGLAYLINKDWIHVHISCKKGNGLESKYLKWYLTEAANEMKEILSTQLQKPKL; encoded by the coding sequence ATGACTAGGCAATTCCATCAATCTTCCGTTAAAGGAGACCTTTTCAAATTCCAACTGGCACTTCCCAAGTTGCCAGTTCCTTCTCTCGATGAAACTACCGCCAAGTACATCAAAACCATCGAGCCATTCTTATCCCCTTCGCAATTGGAGGCAAGTAAGCAGAAGATTGAGCAGTTTAAGAAGAGCCAAGGCCCTGAATTGCAGAAGAGATTGGAATCTTTCAGTCAAGATAAGGACAATTGGTTGGCCGAATTCTGGGATGATTATGCTTATATGTCCTACAGAGATCCTGTGGTACCCTACGTGTCGTATTTCTTCAGTCATAAGGATGTCCGCAACGAAATAGGTAAGAGCCAGGTGTTGAAGGCTACAGCTCTTTCCTACTATACCATCCAGTTCATGTTGTCGGTGCAGAACGAGACTTTGGAACCAGAAGTCATTAAGGGTAATCCTTACTGTATGAATGCTTTCCACTACATGTTTAACAACTCTCGTGTTCCTGCTGCTGGTCTggatatcaccaagaagtaCGATGGAGCTGAACACCAATACTTTACCGTCATTAGTGACAACCACTTCTACAAGGTGCCTCACCACATCAACGGACAGCCTATTTCCAAGAGTCAATTGTACAACCAATTCCAGTACATTTTGCACAGCTCTAAAAAGTTGGGTAAAGGCATTGGTTTAGGGGCCTTGACGTCTTTAAATAGAGATGAATGGTTGAGCAGCTATGAAGCCTTGACCAAATCCCCCATCAACCACCAAAGCCTCGAGACTATCTTTGCCTCTTCGTTTGTGGTTTGTTTGGATTCCCACAGCcccatcaccattgaagaaaagtcCCAGAACTGCTGGCACGGAGACGGTCAGAACCGTTTCTTTGACAAGCCCTTGGAATTCTTTGTGGGTGCCAACGGTAACTCTGGTTTCTTGGGTGAACATTCGAGAATGGATGCCACTCCTACGGTGCAGATGAACAACTGGGTGCTTTCGGAGATTTCAAAGGAAAACCCAAAGAACTTCATTGGTGAAGCCACTTTGGAGCCAACTTTGTCGGCTGAGTTGGTGCCTGAATTATTAGAGTGGGACATCAACCCCAAAGTAAGAAGTGATATCTACAACGCTATTGaaagcttcaacaaaactATCGAAGCCcatgatgaagaaatcttcCAGTACTACGGCTACGgaaagaacttgattaaACAATTCAAGGTAAGTCCCGATGCCTATGTGCAAATGTTGATGCAATTGGCTTACTACAAGTACACTGGGAAAGTAAGACCCACGTACGAGTCAGCTGCCACCagaaagttcttgaaaggTAGAACTGAAACTGGTAGAGTTACTTCCAATGAGTCgaagaagtttgtggaaaCTTGGACGGATGTGGATGCTTCTACCGAAGACAAAATTAACACTTTCAATGCTGCTTGTAAGCAACATGTCGGATACTTGGTGGAAGCCGCTGATGGTAAGGGTGTTGATAGACACTTGTTTGGATTGAAGCAAATGTTAAAAAGTGGAGAGCCAGTTCCTGAAATCTTTACTGACCCTGTGTTCAGCTACTCCCAAACCTGGTATATTTCATCGTCTCAAATCCCTTCGGAATACTTCCAATCATGGGGTTGGTCtcaagttattgatgatGGGTTCGGACTCGCCTACTTGATCAATAAGGACTGGATTCATGTCCACATTTCATGTAAGAAAGGTAATGGCTTGGAAAGCAAGTACTTGAAATGGTACTTGACAGAAGCTGCCAACGAGATGAAGGAGATTTTATCCACTCAATTACAAAAGCCCAAATTGTGA
- the RGA2 gene encoding Rho-type gtpase-activating protein (COG:T,Z; CAZy:GT21; EggNog:ENOG503NWDD): MVAVVGVTELLFNYTTQKFFTLDKSEYEPVTILRPIKGIDPELETCLECSFQQAYAVNALEVILCVDSAADESMPILKRLIAKYPEVDAKILVSPTDNHGNSVDHFGPNPKVNNLAKGFLAAKYDIVWIMDSNVWGHPNLLVNSIKSLNHNLVDGGRTNWTWGPSAGRKVKLVHHVPLAMSITAQSSLWDKLGVKLDETFLFSSHCKFYVGLNKLSPAPCVNGKSNMFRRSDLDEAVARIPNANNPFFSDPSVKLHAQQLASEGPGHSLKFFSKYIGEDNMIAIALWEFLFSRTSLTSDVVIQPLNKSETSKHGIVEFFKRRIRWLRVRKYMVYSATLVEPTTESIVNGVFGTLSITNTMSTIADTHDPFAEENIQNCKRCSNPIYEGHAYELGDDRWHINCFRCSKCDSSLGCNSNFLVLGNGNLICSNCSYNCKQCGKKIDDLAILTGDQAYCSSCFKCRACKQKIEDLRYARTSKGLFCMSCHEKLMAKKKKYDMKKKTLRKDKDKKLDHIEKDRDLKPTNSSSTVEVSTPLLDELEEKPLTQPQTVSTSVLQSESDLYDLYDRSRSPTPQLSSKTSSANELYKSITRSSSTMSKAKDLPSTPDLIQPFDSKKHKKSQAPISIPISAPVPPDIEQPEPKKASIDREFSIEEINDSDDELNQRDALKSPGKLQPAVEIQKHHNLKLPTSPASVSHTKFQGKNLLILSPGQNSEEALRSPKSPESIPFDKASLGVESDQARSRSSCPSPFAKNNRHARVFDAQDNDNDNNDNNDNNGKGYNDYNDNVEGLQEDTGDKTIEPNNSTPTVQSSGVDTSAELATPKRKHHRTPSNTNFSSPPPRMPLPSVPPLSSTPLQNRRNSIESDNYYLGKAINNDEFLSGLGLEGVEYSEQNGMQHKRTGSNSLLKNTKIVMNPTPTVTNLEESPNDSSLHRMQSIMKTPRLGLRHKRSISGGSNNGSSSISKLNFFKGRDDRGHSRHVSDGSISGAIHNGGSGTYMAPGFTVAVHSRSTSENNYINHRNFEFSDILSGTNDFDLKALRLEVSQLEAKKGILGNDVKKLEDEKQKLGEEIEVMRVRYNDEFRRLDTLSKEVTDLRVHKRDLESKSSSSEETAVHTAHQISHHPSNSSSSLVNHTTEIGNDEVVEAQKATKLKFWRRAKMGFNNGPNLVVPATGTFQVSPNRNEDEDGGKKGFGLMTKSRSTNILDSFLSSNTALSDSQSQDGEPSLFNSSIEKRARLENSAIPLIVTRCIQEVEERGLDLEGIYRISGGNSTIIAIEQAFTSINPRIKDDRNLAKLNEVLDCDINAITSALKRYLRKIPNPLIPFEVYNDFIKLNSVQSSTKKIAEFKSKIIDQLPDSNRQVLHLLCKHLQLVDSYSNVNRMNYKNLSVVFAPTIARDETGQREMMDMGSRNDMTEFLLTNYSSVFD, from the exons ATGGTGGCGGTCGTGGGTGTTACCGAGCTCCTCTTCAACTACACCACCCAAAAGTTCTTCACGCTCGACAAGTCCGAGTATGAGCCTGTCACCATCTTAAGACCCATCAAAGGTATAGACCCCGAGTTGGAAACATGTTTAGAGTGTTCTTTCCAGCAGGCGTACGCGGTGAACGCCCTAGAGGTGATTCTCTGTGTCGACAGTGCTGCCGATGAGTCGATGCCCATCTTGAAACGACTTATTGCAAAGTACCCTGAAGTTGATGCAAAAATCCTAGTTTCACCAACCGACAATCATGGTAACTCCGTCGACCATTTCGGACCCAATCCCAAAGtgaacaacttggccaaaggCTTTTTGGCTGCTAAATATGACATTGTGTGGATTATGGATTCAAACGTCTGGGGCCACCCCAACCTCTTGGTGAACCtgatcaagtcgttgaaccacaatttggtggatggAGGACGCACCAACTGGACCTGGGGCCCCAGTGCCGGGCGCAAGGTCAAGTTGGTACACCACGTACCGTTGGCGATGTCCATCACTGCCCAGCTGCTGCTCTGGGATAAACTCGGGGTGAAGTTGGACGAGACTTTCCTCTTCTCATCACACTGCAAGTTCTACGTGGGCTTGAACAAACTCAGCCCTGCGCCTTGTGTCAACGGCAAGAGCAATATGTTCCGCCGCCTGGACCTCGACGAGGCTGTGGCCCGAATTCCTAACGCAAATAACCCATTTTTTAGTGATCCCAGCGTCAAACTACATGCCCAGCAGTTAGCATCAGAAGGACCAGGCCATTCGCTCAAGTTCTTCAGCAAGTACATTGGCGAGGATAATATGATTGCCATTGCGCTCTGGGAGTTTTTGTTCAGCAGAACCTCGTTGACGCTGGATGTGGTGATCCAGCCGCTCAACAAACTGGAAACCAGCAAGCACGGAATCGtcgagttcttcaaacGCCGGATCCGCTGGCTCCGCGTGCGCAAGTATATGGTGTACCTGGCAACTCTCGTGGAGCCCACCACCGAGCTGATAGTGAACGGGGTCTTTGGGACCTTGTCAATCA CTAACACCATGAGCACCATCGCCGACACGCACGATCCATTTGCCGAAGAGAACATTCAGAACTGCAAACGATGCAGCAATCCCATCTACGAAGGCCATGCCTATGAGTTGGGTGATGATAGATGGCATATCAATTGCTTCAGATGCTCCAAATGTGATAGCTCCTTGGGGTGTAATTCGaattttttggttttgggaAACGGAAACTTGATCTGTTCCAACTGCTCCTACAACTGTAAACAGTGTGGTAAGAAAATCGATGATTTGGCCATCTTAACCGGCGACCAGGCGTATTGTTCCTCATGTTTTAAGTGTAGGGCTTGTAAACAGAAGATTGAAGATTTAAGATATGCCCGGACACTGAAGGGGCTCTTCTGTATGAGCTGTCacgagaagttgatggccaaaaagaagaagtatgatatgaagaagaaaacctTGCGCAAAGATAAAGATAAGAAGTTGGATCATATTGAAAAGGACCGGGATTTGAAACCCACCAACTCGAGCTCCACCGTGGAAGTCTCCACCCCTCTATTGGATGAACTAGAAGAAAAGCCCTTGACCCAGCCCCAAACGGTGCTGACTTCGGTTTTGCAAAGTGAGTCTGATTTGTATGATTTATATGACCGGTCCAGGTCTCCCACTCCACAATTGTCGTCTAAGACGTCGAGTGCCAACGAGCTTTATAAATCCATCACCAGGTCGTCGTCTACCATGTCCAAGGCCAAAGACCTTCCTTCCACTCCGGACTTAATTCAACCATTTGACAGCAAAAAACATAAGAAACTGCAAGCGCCAATTTCAATCCCGATTTCTGCTCCAGTCCCACCGGATATTGAGCAACCCGAACCTAAAAAGGCGTCTATTGATAGAGAGTTctcaattgaagaaatcaacgaTTCAGATGATGAATTAAACCAACGTGACGCCTTAAAATCCCCTGGAAAACTCCAACCAGCAGTCGAgatccaaaaacaccacaACTTAAAGCTTCCTACGTCTCCCGCGTCAGTCTCTCATACAAAGTTCCAAGGGAAGAATTTACTCATATTGTCACCTGGTCAGAATAGTGAAGAAGCACTCAGATCCCCCAAATCACCTGAAAGCATACCCTTTGATAAGGCTTcacttggtgttgaaagtGATCAAGCCAGATCAAGATCCAGTTGTCCCAGTCCTTTTGCAAAAAACAACAGGCACGCAAGGGTGTTTGATGCCCAagataatgataatgataataaTGACAATAACGACAATAATGGGAAGGGATACAACGATTACAATGACAATGTTGAAGGACTTCAAGAGGATACTGGAGACAAGACCATTGAACCAAATaattcaactccaactgTTCAGAGTTCCGGGGTAGACACATCAGCTGAGCTTGCTACTCCCAAGAGAAAGCATCACAGGACTCCTTCTAATACCAACTTCTCGTCCCCACCTCCAAGAATGCCATTACCATCTGTTCCTCCACTCTCGTCTACACCATTGCAAAATCGGAGAAACTCGATCGAATCAGACAATTACTACCTAGGAAAGGCCATTAACAATGATGAGTTTTTGAGTGGGTTGGGACTAGAGGGTGTCGAATACAGCGAGCAGAACGGAATGCAGCACAAAAGAACTGGCAGTAACctgcttttgaagaacacgAAAATCGTCATGAATCCAACCCCAACTGTGAccaatcttgaagaatctccCAACGATTCTAGTCTCCATAGGATGCAGAGTATCAtgaaaacaccaagatTGGGATTAAGACACAAGCGATCCATCAGTGGAGGAAGTAACAATGGATCCAGTAGTATCTCCAAGCTAAACTTTTTCAAGGGCAGAGATGATCGAGGCCATTCCCGCCATGTCAGTGATGGTTCGATTAGTGGTGCTATACACAATGGAGGCTCTGGAACCTACATGGCTCCTGGGTTTACCGTTGCTGTCCACAGCAGATCGACCTCAGAAAACAACTATATCAACCATCGAAACTTTGAGTTCTCTGATATTCTTTCTGGCACCAACGACTTTGATTTAAAGGCTCTTCGGTTGGAAGTCAGTCAATTGGAAGCTAAAAAAGGAATCTTGGGGAATGatgtcaagaagttggaggacGAGAAGCAAAAATTGGGAGAAGAGATAGAAGTCATGAGGGTCCGGTATAACGATGAGTTCAGAAGACTTGACACACTCTCGAAAGAAGTCACTGATTTGCGGGTACACAAACGTGATTTGGAATCCAAGTCGTCTTCCAGTGAAGAGACTGCCGTCCACACTGCACACCAGATCTCACATCATCCCTCgaactcttcttcgtctttgGTAAATCACACCACAGAAATTGGAAATGATGAAGTGGTTGAAGCTCAGAAGGccaccaaattgaaatTCTGGAGAAGAGCCAAGATGGGCTTCAACAATGGGCCTAACTTGGTAGTTCCAGCCACAGGTACGTTCCAAGTATCACCCAACCGTAatgaggatgaagatggtggTAAGAAAGGCTTTGGCTTGATGACCAAGTCGCGGTCTACCAACATCTTGGACTCGTTCTTAAGTAGCAATACGGCCCTTAGTGATTCTCAAAGTCAGGACGGTGAGCCTAGTTTATTCAACTCCAGCATTGAGAAGAGAGCTAGGCTTGAGAACAGTGCCATTCCTTTGATTGTCACCAGATGCATCCAAGAAGTAGAAGAAAGAGggttggacttggaaggTATCTACCGAATCTCGGGAGGTAATCTGACCATCATTGCTATTGAGCAGGCTTTTACCAGCATCAACCCCAGAATCAAGGACGACAGGAACCTcgccaagttgaatgagGTACTTGATTGTGACATCAATGCCATCACTTCTGCCTTGAAGAGATACTTGAGAAAAATCCCCAACCCATTGATTCCATTTGAGGTTTACAAcgacttcatcaagttgaactccGTGCAATCACTGACCAAGAAAATTGCCGAGTTTAAGCTGAAAATCATTGACCAACTTCCTGATTCCAATAGGCAGGTGCTACACTTGTTGTGTAAACATTTACAATTGGTGGACTCCTACTCTAATGTCAACCGAATGAACTACAAGAACTTATCGGTTGTGTTTGCCCCCACCATTGCCCGAGACGAAACGGGACAGCGGGAAATGATGGATATGGGTAGCAGAAATGATATGACCGAGTTTCTCCTAACAAACTATAGCCTGGTATTCGATTAA